From one Sphingomonas xanthus genomic stretch:
- the rpiB gene encoding ribose 5-phosphate isomerase B — protein MPIALAADHAGYVLKDELAAWLRDSGHEVLDLGTNSADSVDYPQFGARLAHAVASGEAQSGIVVCGSGIGISIAVNRNPACRCARVDDPLSAALAREHNDANVLALGARLVGPDMAKACVAAFLGTEFAGGRHQRRVDQLSNLLQESD, from the coding sequence ATGCCTATCGCCCTTGCCGCCGACCATGCCGGATATGTGCTGAAAGACGAGCTTGCAGCCTGGCTGCGGGACTCCGGTCACGAGGTGCTCGACTTGGGCACCAACAGCGCCGACAGCGTCGATTACCCGCAATTCGGGGCCAGGCTTGCGCACGCCGTGGCAAGCGGCGAAGCGCAAAGCGGAATCGTCGTATGTGGGTCGGGAATTGGTATTTCGATCGCGGTCAACCGCAATCCGGCTTGCCGCTGCGCACGGGTCGACGACCCGCTGTCGGCTGCACTGGCGCGCGAGCATAATGACGCAAATGTGCTGGCGCTCGGCGCCCGACTGGTCGGGCCGGACATGGCCAAGGCCTGCGTCGCCGCGTTCCTCGGAACCGAATTCGCCGGCGGCCGCCACCAACGGCGCGTCGACCAGCTATCCAACCTTTTGCAGGAATCCGATTGA
- the hemA gene encoding 5-aminolevulinate synthase: MDYEGIFKAAIDRLHDEGRYRVFIDILRTKGSFPNAHCFHGHNGPKPITVWCSNDYLGMGQHPAVVAAMEEALHSVGAGSGGTRNIGGNTHYHIQLEAELADLHAKQAALLFTSGYVSNEAALSTLGKLLPGCIIFSDELNHASMIAGIRSSGCEKRVFRHNDLEHLEQMLMEAPLETPKLIAFESVYSMDGDIAPIGAICDLADKYGALTYLDEVHAVGMYGEHGGGISERDAVADRVTIIEGTLGKAFGVMGGYVAADKNIIDCIRSYAPGFIFTTSLSPVLVAGALASVRHLKQSSDERLAQQAGAAALKARFAEAGLPVMESVTHIVPLLVGCPVKAKRISDILLAEYGLYVQPINFPTVPRGTERLRFTPGPNHSDAMMDEVTAALVEIWGRLELELRRAA; this comes from the coding sequence GTGGACTACGAAGGCATCTTCAAGGCGGCGATCGATCGCCTCCATGACGAGGGGCGTTATCGCGTCTTCATCGATATCCTGCGCACCAAGGGAAGCTTTCCCAACGCGCATTGTTTCCACGGCCACAACGGCCCGAAGCCGATCACCGTATGGTGCTCGAACGATTATCTCGGCATGGGCCAGCACCCAGCCGTGGTCGCGGCGATGGAAGAGGCGCTGCACAGTGTCGGTGCCGGGTCGGGCGGAACCCGCAACATCGGCGGCAATACCCATTACCATATCCAGCTCGAAGCCGAGCTGGCCGACTTGCACGCCAAGCAGGCTGCGTTGCTGTTCACCAGCGGCTATGTGTCCAACGAGGCGGCGCTGTCGACGCTCGGCAAGCTTCTGCCCGGCTGCATCATTTTCTCCGACGAGCTCAACCATGCCTCGATGATTGCAGGCATCCGCAGCTCAGGCTGCGAAAAGCGGGTTTTCCGCCATAACGACCTCGAGCATCTCGAGCAGATGCTGATGGAAGCTCCGCTCGAAACGCCCAAGCTGATCGCCTTTGAAAGCGTCTATTCGATGGACGGCGATATCGCCCCGATCGGCGCGATTTGCGACCTCGCCGATAAGTATGGCGCGTTGACCTACCTCGACGAAGTCCATGCGGTAGGCATGTACGGGGAGCATGGGGGCGGCATTTCGGAACGCGACGCCGTCGCCGACCGGGTGACTATTATCGAAGGCACGCTCGGCAAGGCATTTGGCGTGATGGGTGGCTATGTCGCTGCCGACAAGAACATCATCGACTGTATCCGCAGTTATGCACCGGGCTTCATCTTCACCACCTCGCTGTCGCCGGTGCTGGTCGCGGGCGCGCTCGCCTCGGTCCGTCACCTCAAACAGTCGAGCGACGAGCGGCTGGCCCAACAGGCCGGAGCGGCGGCGCTCAAGGCCCGTTTCGCCGAAGCCGGCCTGCCGGTGATGGAAAGCGTGACCCACATCGTCCCGCTGCTGGTCGGCTGCCCGGTCAAGGCCAAGCGGATCAGCGACATCCTGCTCGCCGAATATGGGCTCTACGTCCAGCCGATCAATTTCCCCACCGTCCCGCGCGGCACGGAGCGGCTGCGCTTCACCCCCGGACCCAATCATAGCGACGCGATGATGGATGAGGTGACGGCGGCGCTGGTCGAAATCTGGGGCCGGCTGGAATTGGAACTCCGCCGAGCGGCCTAA
- the murI gene encoding glutamate racemase has translation MKDGASTGTTRKVNVLVDPQSPLLFFDSGVGGLSVLAPTRAVLATAPIVYAADSAAFPYGRRTEEEIAARVPALLGRLVERYRPRLAVIACNTASTIALDHVRAALNIPVVGTVPAIKPAAEQSRSRVIGVLGTQATVRQPYVDDLAARFAADCTVIRHGSPELVELAEAKLAGRPVAIEAVRAAVQPMIDQPRGADIDVMVLACTHFPLLAAEMAEAFPGIAQVDGGPGIARRIAVLTEGQAWPREEVPAIAVFTDLAKAPPAASLKKFGLAELHGL, from the coding sequence ATGAAGGACGGGGCTTCGACTGGCACAACCCGTAAGGTGAACGTCTTGGTCGACCCGCAATCTCCCTTGCTGTTTTTTGACTCGGGTGTCGGCGGCCTGTCCGTGCTGGCGCCCACCCGCGCGGTGCTGGCGACCGCGCCGATCGTCTACGCCGCCGACAGCGCGGCCTTTCCCTACGGCCGCCGTACGGAAGAGGAGATCGCCGCAAGGGTGCCGGCACTGCTCGGTCGACTGGTCGAACGCTATCGTCCCCGGCTGGCGGTGATCGCCTGCAATACCGCCTCGACCATCGCCCTCGACCATGTCCGGGCCGCGCTCAATATCCCGGTGGTCGGCACCGTACCGGCGATCAAGCCCGCGGCCGAACAGTCACGCAGCCGCGTCATCGGCGTACTCGGCACACAGGCAACAGTCCGCCAGCCCTATGTCGACGACCTTGCCGCGCGCTTTGCCGCCGACTGCACCGTGATCCGTCATGGCAGCCCGGAACTGGTTGAGCTGGCCGAAGCCAAGCTCGCCGGGCGCCCGGTCGCGATCGAGGCAGTCCGCGCTGCGGTCCAGCCAATGATCGACCAGCCGCGGGGGGCTGATATCGACGTAATGGTGCTGGCTTGCACCCATTTTCCGTTGCTCGCGGCGGAAATGGCCGAGGCATTTCCTGGAATTGCGCAGGTCGATGGCGGACCAGGGATCGCACGGCGCATCGCCGTCCTGACCGAGGGGCAGGCTTGGCCGCGCGAGGAGGTCCCGGCAATTGCGGTCTTTACGGATTTGGCGAAGGCCCCGCCGGCGGCTTCACTCAAGAAATTTGGGCTGGCGGAGCTTCACGGGTTATAG